In Chloroflexota bacterium, the genomic window GAACCCGCAGTCCTGGGCGCGGCATTTGCGCCTTTGCTCCTCAGCAAATGCCGTGACCGGGCAAGGGTCGCCCCTCTCTACACCTTTCAGCCTCAACTGTCAGCTTCTTGAGCAGCATAGTAGCTCGGTGATACCTTCAAGCACCCGCTGGTAACTACATCTCTGGAGAACTACAGCGAACCATCACCAAGTCAAGGTCCATCTGCACCCCAGACGCCACCTCGAACCGACGACTGCCCACCACCTCGAATCCATAGCGTTGGTAAAACCGCTGGGCATCGTGATTGTGTTCCCAGACATCCACATAAATCCGCGCGGCCTTCCGTAAGCGTGGATGGTTCAAGGCGAAATCCATCAGCAACGTGCCGTAGCCCCGACGCTGAAATGCCCGCTGGATGTAGAGCCGGCGCACTTCCTGATCACCTACCGATGAACCTGCCGATGAGCTTCCCACCGACGAGTCCTCCACGGGTACTCC contains:
- a CDS encoding GNAT family N-acetyltransferase, whose product is MAVSGSAVIRAVESEDIERLSQLAVETYVDAFGHTFGASDLGFHLERHLSPDCFRRIIEGDVVLLVEVESHLIGYVQFGAAGVPVEDSSVGSSSAGSSVGDQEVRRLYIQRAFQRRGYGTLLMDFALNHPRLRKAARIYVDVWEHNHDAQRFYQRYGFEVVGSRRFEVASGVQMDLDLVMVRCSSPEM